Sequence from the Lacerta agilis isolate rLacAgi1 chromosome 6, rLacAgi1.pri, whole genome shotgun sequence genome:
AGGTGTTAAATGTTTTTgcagggtggttgtttttttatgagGATGCTAATTTCCATGAATAAACTCTTTCACTCTTCCTATTGTTTAGATGATGAGCTAGAAGTGTGGCAAAGCCATGCTTAACAGACAATGTACAAGTTTCTACTAGCTGTATTTTACTTAAATATACCAGTTGGCCATAATTGTGCAACAGTTGTCTAGTGTCTCCATTGTAGCCTTATATACAGAATGGTACATACATGTGACTTGGGAATTGCACAACCCCTTCCCAGTAAATGTTTTCTCTGTCAGTGTTTATGTGATGGAGTACATCATGCTTACTGGTGTTCCATTTTCTTAAAGTTGGCAGGGGTAGCATTACTTGCTCAGGTCAATAGTCAGGAGAATTATCTTAAGAAGTGCATCTTCTTTGAAAGTGTTAAGTTACGAAATAAGTCTATTGGACTTGCATTGTAGCTGCTGGATGTACAAGGGCATTGCTGGACAAAACTACATACATAGCTGATTTTTAAAACTATAAATTTGGGGAGGtaaagtgtgtgtatatataagtCAGTATGCAGAATTACATCAGAGTTAGTTATTTACAACTCCACCTAACCAGGTGGGGATTATTGAAGAAGTAGAGCTAGCACCCCATCCACCTAATTGTTGAGCATGGTGGCTGCAACAGAAGTTGGGGTGGGGTATTGTGGCAGCGTGACACTGGTGCAGCAATCAGACCTGGATTGGGCCCAGTGCTGTTATCACATGACAGGAGCAGGGCTGTCCCAGCCCCAGCCCTGCAAAGCCttgtttgggggctttctgtaGACTGCTGCTGGCAGGGATTCTGCCAGTAGCCCTTCTGCCTGCCCATTCAATGGGCAGAAAGAGGAACGCCATGTCACTGAGTGACACTGGTGTTACTCTGCAGGTGGTGGCTTATGGAGGCTGGCAACGCTGGATGAAGGGACACCTCTCcagtatgtgtatgtatgtatatatatatatatatatatatgtgtgtgtgtgtgtgtgtgtgtgtgtgtgtgtacgtacgtacgtacacgcatgtgcacacacacacagcacaaaaggGATTTGGATTGCTGTGACAGCTGAAAATTCCACAGGGTTTTGTTCCAATGGTTGCTCATAGAAGTGCCTAGAAGAGAAGCTGTATGACATGTACCTTGTACAACCTTCCATTTCAGCACTAGCTTAGTAGCCATTGGTGACCTAGGAATTATATGCAGATGAATGAATGGACTGCTAGTTTGCTTGATTTGTGGTGGCTGCTAAGGAAGGGAAGCTTGTCCCTCAGCTCTGTCTGTCCTCCTCCAGCCTGTTTGATAGCAggctactttattttattttattttattttaattttcctgCTAATAGGATGGTTGCCTGCATTTTCATGTTGGCAATAGAGAAGCTTCTCTTCCTCTTCAGCGAGCATGGAAACATAGCTGATTAGCTCTTATAAAACTAGTAACACAAATTTTAGGCTTGTAATTTTTGTGGGTATGTTTACAAAGCTGAGCTGGTGAATGTAGTATCATTGAGAAGTATCTGAATGGTGGCTTCTTGTTGCAGTTCCTTATGTCAGGCTGGTTGACTGGTTACACTTGGAGGTGTGACCCTGTGGACCAATCCCAGAATCCCATGGCCCTTCGGGTAAGCTCTCTCATTCTTTCAGCCCCATTTCTTGTCTCACATTCCCCCACGTGTGAgtgtgttattgttgttttttttaatgtaggcaCAAGCTTGGCAAATGTTGCAATTCTGTGGTGGGATTGCTGCAAGAGGAGAAATGGGGGttcagaaggaagaaaaaatgaGGGTAGAAAAGTAGGGTGGGGCTTTGTGTTTTGATGACTAGGATTTCTTACATTGCTTTTTCTTGGTAGATGGTCCATGTAGCCTGGCTCTTCGTCTTCTCCAAGTACATTGAACTGCTTGACACAGTAAGTGCTTGTTTTTGAGGCCTACAGTATCTTGTTTGGAGCAGAAATGGGTATGGCTACACATTTGTATTGGCCTTAACAACATTTACCAGATGTGGTCAGACAGCCCTACTTATTCTGACATGGATCATTTGTGCAAATTAATGGTGACTAACCTTTATATTCTACTAACACAAGTAGGTATTTCATTGGGGTAGGGTAGTTTTTGTTCATTTTCCCTTACAGTATGTACAGTTGAGATTTATTAGCTCACTGAAGATGATTTGATTGTTACTATTTGGAGTCTGCAATGGTGCTTCCTCTCTTTTATATATTCTGGAGTAATGGCCCACTGGCCAAAATGAAAAGCCCATCTCACTCTAATCTCTTGCTTCCAGGTGATCTTCATACTAAGAAAGAAGAATGAACAGGTGACCTTCCTGCATGTGTTCCACCATTCAGTGCTTCCCTGGAGCTGGTGGTGGGGTGCCAAATTTGGCCCAGGTGAGATTAGGGAAGgcatgtattctctctctctctctctctctctctctctctctgtgtgtgtgtatatatatatatatttattaacatTTAGTTGATTTATAATGGGCCTATCTATGCTTTTAGCTGTtactattttatctgtaagccaccttgagtctctGCATGgtgaaagatgatgatgatgatgaattgttAACTTTTGGAATAAAGTACAGAGCTTTTAGAATGGTATGTTAATATAGTATTATTTTTATATCAAGGATTCTCAACTTTTCGGGGCCTAGGGGCTCATTTGGAAATCTAAATATGTCATGGGCACTTCAAAATAGCATTTCACAGAATACTAAATGGAGATgcttaggaccccccccccccaaaaaaaaagaacccacaaagacaacaataacaaaacattTCTGGCTTCTTTTTACTCTGATTGTTACCATCATATTCGTGGTCCCTGATGTTCCAGAAGAATTCCTTTCTGGATTTGCTATATGTATGTAGGGCTTGGTCATATCTCAGCTCTTCCTTTACCGTTTGAATTTAATCTTTCTCTTATTTGTTGGCCTGCAGGAGGAATGGGCTCATTTCATGCTTTAGTGAACTCGATAGTACATGTGGTGATGTACTTTTACTATGCGCTGTCAGCTGCAGGACCTGCCTATCAAAAGTACCTGTGGTGGAAGAAGCACATCACTGCCATTCAGCTGGTGAGTAGGAAAGAGAAAGGACCAGGCCACTCATGCCAATAACTCCCAACTTTGGATGGTACAACCAGcctgggccattggtctgacttatttcctttctcttggcaagAGCTACAGGAACTTATTTAGTTAGCACTTGTTTCCTGTGATAGACTTTCTGtgttctccctctcccacctTGAACTACCTGTCCCTAGGTCTTTCTATTTCCTCCTGTGGGTAGGGGAAGGGGATATAGCTGTCTTCTTTACTCCATAATTTTCTCTTGTTTCCACTCATAGTTGCAGTTTGTGCTCGTCTCCATCCACATCTCCCAGTACTACTTCATGTCCAGCTGTGACTACCAGTACCCAATCTTCATCCACCTCATCTGGATTTACGGCGttatcttcttcctcctcttctccaactTCTGGTACCATTCGTACACCAGAGGCAAGCGTCTGCCCAAGGTCATGACACAACCTCAGCAGAATGGCTTCCATGAGAACGGTGCCATTTCTAATGGCAAAGCCAAAGCCAACtaggaggtgggtgggatcaAGGTGTCTCGGACCAACCGAACCCATGTCTGGGCCCATTAGCAAGACCAAGTGCCTAAAGACTGTTGTCTTGCAGTTCCAAGCCACCTTCCCAACTGCTCTGTATCCCTCATACCTGGCCTTCAGCTGTCCCAGGGGAGAGAGGCTGCTTGGGCTGTTGGTGCTGGTTTTAGCCTAAGGTCTTCAAAGTGCCTGTGTCTGCCCTGGGCTGGGCTCCCTCCAGAGCTGGACCAAAGCAGAACTCTGCCAGATGGGACACATCTTTCCATTTAGTTTTATGTACTCCATGTGATCCAGGTGGGAATTTTGTTCCTCTGCTTTCGCTAAGTTTGTATTGCCCACTGTTCATTCTCTTTACCCCATTGGAGCCCTGCCATTCATACTTGAATGTGAGTGGTCCCTTGTTGCTGTGGGTCTGACTCCCTCAGAGTGATCTATTCCTGCTCTGTATGCAGGTGGGGTGCTATAGGCCAAG
This genomic interval carries:
- the ELOVL1 gene encoding elongation of very long chain fatty acids protein 1, with the protein product MDSLVNMYQDFIKKADPRIASYPLMGSPWPMMGILLSYIYFVLSLGPRIMANRKPLNLRKFMIVYNSSMVALSLYIVYEFLMSGWLTGYTWRCDPVDQSQNPMALRMVHVAWLFVFSKYIELLDTVIFILRKKNEQVTFLHVFHHSVLPWSWWWGAKFGPGGMGSFHALVNSIVHVVMYFYYALSAAGPAYQKYLWWKKHITAIQLLQFVLVSIHISQYYFMSSCDYQYPIFIHLIWIYGVIFFLLFSNFWYHSYTRGKRLPKVMTQPQQNGFHENGAISNGKAKAN